Genomic segment of Streptomyces roseifaciens:
AGCGCCTCGACCGTACGGCCCGCCCAGTGCCGCGGCACGCTGCCCGCGACGGTGAACCAGCTCGTGCCCCACGGCGGCCCCCACGCCGCGCCGGCCTCGATCGGCACGCCCCCGGCGGCGATCCCCTCGGCCACCGGGACGGGCTCGCCGGGCGCGTTCCAGACGGTGACGGACAGCGGCACCGACTCGGGGTACACGGCCGGCCGGATGCGCTCGTCCAGCACGCGCTTCAGCCGGGCTTCGGTGATGGTGCGGTCGTTGTGCATCAGGTCGGATTCCTTACCAGCGAAAGGTGACGGGAGCGGGGGCGGAGACGCTGTACAGCTCGTCCACGGCGCGCACCTCGATGCGGGTGGCCGCCTCGCCGTCCGTACGACGCAGCGCCGGGACGTAGTAGGCATGCCCGCAGGTGCCGCCGAGGAAGCGGAAGCGCCCGCCGGGCAGGGCCTGGCGCACCTCGTACTGGCGTACGGGGACGGTGCGGTGGCCGCTTCCGGCGGGGGCTCCCCAGGCCAGACGCAGCCCGGCCGTGCCGTCGGCGCCCACCCGCGCCGCGGTGATCGCGGCGTGCGCCGGCCGGGCGGGTGCCGCCGGGGCGGCGGCGCGCACCGCCAGCCCGCCCAGGCGCCAGCGCACCGCACCGCCGTCCGCGGCGGTGAGCCGGATGCCGAGCGAGCGGATCGTCCGCCCCTTGCGGCCGCGCAGCTTCGCCCCGGCACGGACGGTGACCGTGGTCCAGCCGCGGCCGCCCGCGCGGAACGCGCCGGCCGGCAGGAAGGCGTACGGCTCGTCGTCCACGGCGACCGCCAGCTCGACGCGGACCGCCGCCGAGCCGGGGTCCGTGCGCTGGGCCAGCTCGACGACCGTGGAGTCCGGGAACGGCAGCCGTGCCGCGTACAGCTCGACCGTCGCAGAGCCGGCGAGCCTGCCGTCGACGAGCAGGCTGCTGCCGCCCCGCCAGGCGTCGGCGAAGTCGAAGCCGACCTCCGGCCGCGGGCCCTCCGTGCGGACCGTCCAGCGCCGGCCGGGCAGCCGGTCCTGCAGCCCCAGGTGGTTCCACGCGGAGTCGCCCGTCCGCCGGCCCTTCTCGTACCAGCCCAGGCCGTGCCCGGTGTTGAAGGTCGTGGCGAACGGGAGCGCGGTGAGCGTGGACCGGTCCGCGACCGACGCGGCCGGTGGCCGCCACGGCCCCGCCTCCGGCGCGGACGGGTCGAGGCCCTGCCCGGACCAGAAGCGGTCGTCGCGCGCGTGGAAGGCGGCCGGGCCGCGCCCTCCGGCGGGCAGGCTCTTCCACGTCCACTCGGGACGGTAGAAGCCGTACGAGGTGACGTGCGGGCCCGCCGCCGGGACGACCGCGTCCCAGTCCACCGGCGTGTCCCAGCCGCGGGCCTCCACGTCGATCCCCGCCCACAGGTCGTACGGGCTGCGCCCCATCCGGCGCGCGAGGCCGGCGGAGGAGACGAGCCCGGAGCGGTCCCAGTTGAAGTTCAGGAACATCGAGCCGGCCGCCTGGAAGAAGGGGGCGTTGTGCTCGTTGAGCCGGTTCTGCCAGTCGATGCCGCCGGAGACGGCCATCGCGTCGTACCAGGTGACCCGCAGGCCCGCGCCGTGCCCCTGCAGGTACGCGATGAAGTCGCGCATGTCCGCGCCGAGCCGCGCATCGCCCCCGTCGGTCTCGGCGTTGACGAACCAGCCGTCGAAGCCGTACGCCCGGGCCACCCGGATCAGCCGGTCGGCCAGCGGGAAGCCGCCGTCCGGTCCGCGCCGCACCAGGTCCCGCGTCCACCGCAGCTGTCCTCCGTAGGCCGCGGGCGGCAGGAACACCGTGCCGAGGACGGGCACGCCGTTGCGGTGGGCGGCGTCCACGACCGGCGCGTTGGGCGCCAGGATCAGCCCCTCGCCCGAGGAGCCGCCCCAGAAGACCAGTTCGTCGAGGTAGGCCCAGTTGGTGAGGGCGTAGTAGTCGGCGGTCGGCGCGCCCTGCGAGGGGTTGCCCGAGGTGGTGGCGAAGGCGGCGAGCGCGCTGACGCGGGCCTGCCCGGCGCGGGCGGTGCCGTTGGGCGGCGGGGGAGCGAAACGGGCGGCGAGCGGCACGGACGCCCGGTTGAACGGCAGGTCGGGATCCTCCTCCGGCTCCCAGGCGGCCAGGCTCCGCCAGACCACCCCCGGCTCGGGCGAACCGGCCGGCAGGCTGTCGGGGAACCAGTAGGAGGCGTACGGCTGGAGGGCGGGGGGAGGGGCAGGGGCCGCCGTCGCTCGACCGCCGGACAGGGCGACGGCCGCGAGGCCGCCGGCGCCGGCGGCGAGGGCTCTCCTGCGCGTGACATTCATGGTGGCTCCTCCAGAATTCAAGCCCGTCCGGCGTTCGAGGACCGGGGTCCGGGGCGGAGCCCGGTTCATGTGGCGGCGGCGCAGCCTTAGGGCACCTGATCGACCGCGATCACTTCCGTGACGCCCCGCGCAGCCAGATGCGCAGCGTCACCGGCCCGTTGGGCCAGCACCACCGCCGGCCGCCCCCCGCCGGAGGCGACCCGCATCCACGCCTCGAAGAACGCGCCGCCCGGCGCGCACACCGCCCGCCCCGGCGCGTCCTCGACGTCCCCGGCGTCCAGGACCAGGGCGGTCCGTCGCGGCGCGGGCAGCAGGGGCGGCTCGGGCGACCCGGACGGCCCGCCGCTCCCGTGCTCCCGGGCGAGGCGGGCGAACGCCTCCCCGGCGGGCTTGACCTCGCGGTCGTTGGTGAGCAGCCCCAGCCCGTACTCCAGCTCGGGGAAGTCGGCCAGCGCCCGGTCGACGTCGTGGGAGCACCACCAGGTGATCC
This window contains:
- a CDS encoding endo-beta-N-acetylglucosaminidase, giving the protein MNVTRRRALAAGAGGLAAVALSGGRATAAPAPPPALQPYASYWFPDSLPAGSPEPGVVWRSLAAWEPEEDPDLPFNRASVPLAARFAPPPPNGTARAGQARVSALAAFATTSGNPSQGAPTADYYALTNWAYLDELVFWGGSSGEGLILAPNAPVVDAAHRNGVPVLGTVFLPPAAYGGQLRWTRDLVRRGPDGGFPLADRLIRVARAYGFDGWFVNAETDGGDARLGADMRDFIAYLQGHGAGLRVTWYDAMAVSGGIDWQNRLNEHNAPFFQAAGSMFLNFNWDRSGLVSSAGLARRMGRSPYDLWAGIDVEARGWDTPVDWDAVVPAAGPHVTSYGFYRPEWTWKSLPAGGRGPAAFHARDDRFWSGQGLDPSAPEAGPWRPPAASVADRSTLTALPFATTFNTGHGLGWYEKGRRTGDSAWNHLGLQDRLPGRRWTVRTEGPRPEVGFDFADAWRGGSSLLVDGRLAGSATVELYAARLPFPDSTVVELAQRTDPGSAAVRVELAVAVDDEPYAFLPAGAFRAGGRGWTTVTVRAGAKLRGRKGRTIRSLGIRLTAADGGAVRWRLGGLAVRAAAPAAPARPAHAAITAARVGADGTAGLRLAWGAPAGSGHRTVPVRQYEVRQALPGGRFRFLGGTCGHAYYVPALRRTDGEAATRIEVRAVDELYSVSAPAPVTFRW